The following is a genomic window from Spartobacteria bacterium.
AAGGGCAGACGGCATCATTGCTGTTTCTGATTATATCGCCGGAGAACTGCAGCAACTACTGAATGTTGATCCACGTTTAATCCATGTTATTCACGAGGGACTTCCCCCGCTTACCCAACAGGAAACAACGTGGAATACGCAGGAACTACGCAAAAAGTTCGATCTGCCGGAGCGTTTTTTACTGACTGTGGGGACCATTGAACCAAGGAAAAACCACCCGTTTCTGATCGACATCATGGAACTTCTTCCCGACGACATTCATCTGGTCATTGTTGGTGGTTTAGGATGGAAATATGAACCCTTTTTGAAAAAGTTACATCAATCCCCTGCGGCAAAACGCATTCATATGCCTGGATACATCACAGATGAAGCGCTGCAGGCCCTCTACCATACCGCCGAGCTATTTGTATATCCTACGATATACGAAGGATTTGGGTTTCCGCCTCTAGAGGCCATGCAGCGGGGACTTCCCGTCGTATCCGCTCAGGTGGGCCCCTTACCGGAAGTACTCGGAGATGCCGCCGCTTGGATTAACGGATTTGACGCCAGGGAATGGAAAGAGCACATTACCCATCTGCTCAACGATCATGCAAAGCGCACATTGATGCAAGAACTAGGATATGAACAGGTTAGACAATATACATGGGAGAAAACAGTGCAGCAAACACTACACGTCTACAGAAAGCTGGTTCCATGATCATTGGTATTGACGCACGCTGGATATTCGACCAATTGAGCGGCATAGGCCTGCACACGCGCGAGTTGATCGCACACTTGGCACGCATTGATACGGAAAACCGATATGTTCTGTTTTTCTCCTCAGAAAAAGCGATGAAAAACGTAATGAGTCGTCCAGAAATCGCAGGGAATCACCGTTTTCATGCGCATTTCGTCCCCTACTCTCCCTTTTCACCGAAAAATCAGTGGCAAATGCCTCTGGTCATAAAGAAATACAAACTGGATGTTTTTCATTCGACGAATTACATGATGCATCTGTTTCACCGCCCGTTTTTTGGGACACATCACTCTTGTGTTCATATTATAACTGTACATGATCTGATCCCGATCAAATTTCCCCATTTCACCCCGAAAGCCCGAAAAAATCAGCTGTTGCCCCTCTTTAAATGGATCATGCGACGTGCCATTCGCCTTTCTGAGCGAGTCATCGCTGTCAGTGAATGCTCAAAACAGGATATTTTATATTTCTCCGGTCTCTCCGAGCATGATAACCGTGTTTGTGTCGTCTACAACGGCGTCGATGATGTATTTCAGCCCGATATAAATGTACAAAAACAGTGCGAAATTCTCTACGTCGGTCGTTTGGATCCCTACAAAAATGTTCCCATGCTTGTTCGTGCTTTTTCGCGAGTCAGGCAAACCATTCCCCACGCCAGACTTCGTGTCATAG
Proteins encoded in this region:
- a CDS encoding glycosyltransferase family 1 protein, giving the protein MGENSAANTTRLQKAGSMIIGIDARWIFDQLSGIGLHTRELIAHLARIDTENRYVLFFSSEKAMKNVMSRPEIAGNHRFHAHFVPYSPFSPKNQWQMPLVIKKYKLDVFHSTNYMMHLFHRPFFGTHHSCVHIITVHDLIPIKFPHFTPKARKNQLLPLFKWIMRRAIRLSERVIAVSECSKQDILYFSGLSEHDNRVCVVYNGVDDVFQPDINVQKQCEILYVGRLDPYKNVPMLVRAFSRVRQTIPHARLRVIGPDDERYPEARNLIRDNQLGDTVEWTGYVDDDTLLAAYQRASVLALPSRYEGFGLPVVEAMACGTPVVCSCGGSLAEIAGDAALVIPVDDEDALVQALGRVLDDAQLSGEMSDKGRKMIGRYSWDHVAHETLKVYTDAVALK
- a CDS encoding glycosyltransferase family 1 protein — protein: MIKVNIDVQSVVGNITGVGKYTKHLVETMDQMSGETNDMDLSLFYFDFKRKGVKIQSEHLRRHAVQWAPGCLFSQSWKYLKFPPYNWLAGSADLYHFPNFIVRPVQKGKCVATIHDLAFIRYPETLESGNLKFLNRSIYETIRRADGIIAVSDYIAGELQQLLNVDPRLIHVIHEGLPPLTQQETTWNTQELRKKFDLPERFLLTVGTIEPRKNHPFLIDIMELLPDDIHLVIVGGLGWKYEPFLKKLHQSPAAKRIHMPGYITDEALQALYHTAELFVYPTIYEGFGFPPLEAMQRGLPVVSAQVGPLPEVLGDAAAWINGFDAREWKEHITHLLNDHAKRTLMQELGYEQVRQYTWEKTVQQTLHVYRKLVP